ATGGAGCGAGTCGATCTCGAACTTGGCCTGCGCCATGGAAGACAGCATCCTCTTGGCCCGCTCGCATGCCGTCGTAAGGCGCATCAGCGCCTTCGGGCTGCCACCGATGTCACTCTTGTGTTTCTTCAAGAATTCCTGCACGAAGTGTTCCACCATTCTGTTGTTGAGGTCCTCCCCTCCAAGGTGGGTGTCACCGGACGTGGCCTTGACCGTGAATGTGCCTTTGTCAATGTTTATGACAGAGATATCCAGAGTACCACCACCAAAATCAAATATGAGCACCGTCTTCGCATCACCACTAACGGACGTGTTGTCAAGACCGTAGGCGATGGCGGCGGCCGAGGGCTCGTTGATGATGCGTGTGACGTTGAGGCCAGCGATGAGACCAGCACCGAGGGTGGCCTGGCGCTGCGAGTCGTTGAAGTAGACTGGGACGGTGATGACAGCATCTTTCACCGCGGTGCCGAGGTAGGCCTCGGCTGTGTCCCTCATCTTGACAAGCACCATGGACGATATTTCTTCGGCTGTGAACTGCCTCTCCTCACCCCTGTATTTCACCACAATCATCGGTCGATCACTAGTACCAGAAATGACTTTGAAAGGCCACAACTTCATATCTCCTTGCACAGACACTTCGCTGAATCGTCGACCAATCAGTCGTTTAGCGTCTGAAGAAGAATAAATGATGCAGTAGTTTCAGTATAGTACATTTCTCAAAGCTAGAGGTACATCAAGAAAACTAGAGACCAAGAGACTAACTTCACTTGATTGCAAATTTAAGCACCAGCTACATCACAGAGCACATACATTATTGACCACCTGACTGCTACAAAGTACAAACCAGTAATATGACAAATATACCAGGTTCGCAAAGCATTTCCACAAATAGGTCCACATCACAAATGCAAATTTAATGCCTATTGTCTTGTGACATGGTTGATCACTAATTAAATAAGTAACTGTGGAAAATTTCTTCTTGGATGTATAATTTGTGCACTAAAATCCATTTTCCTGGATGCCTATAAAAAATAAGCTCTCAATTTTTTGCATGTCAGAAATGTATGAGCTTCCATGGGTATATGCTTAACTAATTATATTGTCTAACTTTTATAATTTAGAACTATGTAATTAGAAATTTTCAGTTATTGCAGAAAAAATAGGTTTCCCTCACAATAAATAAATAAGTAGAGATATAAGTTGCTACATCCAGTTTATGGAATGAAAACATTTATGGAATGAAAACATTTCCCAGTTTTAGATGTATAAATAATTATATTGAAATGTTTTTCTTGGGGTAATTATAATGAAAATGTTGTAGGTACATAACATTTTTTGTGATATAAATGTTTCACAATTATAGTGAAATATTGATATTATAGAAATTCCTATGGACCTTTGCTAACTTGCGAGAGCCTTCTATAGACATCACCTAACCAAAAATATAGTGTTGTTAGCATGTGCATATTCACCAAAATTAATTCGGTTGGACAAAATTCATGGTAATTATTAAAAGAAATCAATTTCAGTAAGAAAAAGAATTTTCTGTTTATTTCAGCCAAAAACTATTTGTTTAAGTTTCAAAATTGTTTTCCTTAACTAGGGAATTTCCAGCATGTCAAACATATATAAATATCTACACATTAAGCTCCCATATCCTCCATACAAATGCTCTCAGGACCACATTGGTTGCCAGATTTTGCATATGAACTTTGGATTCCTATTACTTATTATGTGGTTtgtgattttaaaaatgcatcaTGCAGGTTGTTTTTATTAAATATTAGTTTGCAGTATATTTCACCAAAAGTTTTCCACTGACTTAAAACTTattgttttttgtgtttttctatgctgtaatcaaacaacattttgtGCAAGTTTAATCGCATAGGGTTGAATGGAGTTGTGAATTGAAGCTACATTTTTAGTATCCTGCTACTTAAAGAGGTTCTTAGTGCTTGTGAGTTGGAAGGTTTTACAACGTGGTAGCATTATCTAGGGTTCTTAGGGTGACTAAATAATAAATGGGACAGATCAATATGAATAAGCCCGGAAGAAAAGGTGCTGGAATCGAGTAGCTAGCTGAGTAAGCATTTGGCAACTGAGGATATAAGATATGTCTGGGATCTAAGGAGATTTGGCCATGCATCTCCATCATCTCAATAATTAATAAATAAATATATGTAACACACGCACAAAACGCCGTCACACAAACCCACGAACCTGAGAAACTTAATTAAAGAACAGAACAGCTACCACTAGAAAAAGGGAAAAATCGTAGGTGGCAGTCGGTTGGTAGTTCTCTTCTCACCGAAGACGGTGTTGACGGGGTTCATGGCGGTCTGGTTCATGGCCGCGTCGCCGATGAGACGCCAGGTGTCGGTGAAGGCGACGCAGGAAGGCGTGGTGAGGTTGCCCTGGTCGTTGGCGATGACCTCCACGCGTTCGTGCCCCGGCCGCCACACGGCCACGCAGGAGTAGGTCGTCCCGAGGTCGATGCCGATCGCCGGCCCGTCGCCCTTCGTGCTTGCTGCCATCTCCACGCGACAAAAGTGGCAGAGGAAAAGGAATAGTGTGACGCTTGGGAATTGCAGGTTCTATTTAAACGCGTAGTGGAGGAAGGCGAAAGGGCCGTAGGCTGGAAACTAGCTATAGCTTGGAGTACGAGGTAGTAGTAGTAACTTCGGAAGCCGAAGAAGTTTACACTGGTCAACGAACCTCAGCAGTAATTACACAAGCCATATGTACACGTACTCCGTGAAATGAAGGGTTGTTCGTGCATTTGAATCCGGTAGAGTTTTCGTCACACCATTGGAGGTGTGGAAGATTGATGGTCATCATATTTCATAGTAAATTCAGAGGGGAAAAAATAGGACAGCGATAACTGGCACATGTGTGCCAGTTAGCAAAATTACCAACCCGGTCCGCTCGTTAGATAACTGGCACATGAGGGCCTCGTTCCGCTACCTGCTATGCCTTATAACCAACTCACCCATCTTAACTTGTTGTCCATAGTATGCAAACAACGGATTTTGAACCCTTCTTATTTCTATCATCAATGAAAAGCTTAATTTTAGGCTTGATAACTTTGGCCGAGCAGCATGATAACTATGACATGTGCATGCTGATAACTTCAAACAGTAACACCCCTGGTTAAAAAAATGACATGGTAAAGCTGGTAACTATATCATGAGAAGGCCGGTAACTACAACGTGAAAATCACAATAACTTTAACATGTGCAACATCGTAATTTTGCATAGAATTTAAAGTGCGCGGGGGGACGGTGTTTTTGAGATCGTGtatgggtgggggggggggggggggtatgttTGATCAACCCCCTTCCCCTTCGTGAAAGTTACCATGCGTTTTGAGTGTAGGTTATGGTTTTGAGAGGAAGCCTGATAGCATACAAAAAAAGGACAAAAAAACATGAAATTTTGACATACTACATCCCATGTTTCAAATTACCGGATGTTTATACAGTTATCAAGTTTCACTTCGTCTATTATCATGCAATTTTCACATAAGTTACTAGGGTAAATTCTCCAATAATTCTTTTCTCATAGGTTGAAAATTAACACGGTGTTTCCCCGAAAAAAAGTACCCACGGTCATTGTACATAAGTTATCAGTTCTTCGGTTTGTGTATTAACATGTTATTTGCACATAATTTACTAAGGGTATGTTTTTCAACCACCTTTCCCCTTTTGGTTAATGTTACCGTGGTGTTTATACCCAAGTTATCAGATCTGCACTTCATATATTATCATGGCACTTACACACAGGTTATCGAGTGTACGTTTTTCAACAACTTTTGCCCTTCTAAAAAAATGTTACCGCGGTGCTTATTTGtatattatcatgctattttCACATAAGTTACCAAGGGTGTGTTATTAAACAACTTTTTCATGTTTGGTCAATGGAACCGCGGTGTTCTGTACGTAAATTATCGGGTATGTGACACATATATTACCGTACTATTTACACATAAATTAGCGAGCATATGTTTGTCAACAAAAAGTTTTCGGGGTCAGGAAGTTATCATCATGTTCTGTATGTAAGTTATCAGTTGTTAAGCGGTGCTTATATTACCACGTTATTTACATAGAGATTGCCGGTGGCACATTTGTAATACACCCCTTGGGGTCAAAGTTATTGTGGTGTTTGTATGTATGTTATCTAGTCCACGGAGCGTAAATTATCATATTATTTACATATAAGTTAACGTGGTTATGTTTTTCAACCACTTTTTTCCTCGGGTCAAAATTACCGCGATGTTTGTGGGTAAAATTATCAGGTCTGCGGGGTATGTTTCTAATAACTTTTTTCACTGGTTCAAAATTACCGCGGTGTTTTTGCGCAAGTTATCATGTCTACAGTGCGTATTATTACCGTGCTATTTGCATACAGTTATCGGGGTTTGTTTTCAGTAATAATTTTCTATGTCAAGTTTATTGTGGTGTTTGTACGTAAATTATCAAATTAATTGTATATAAATTATCATGATATTTACGTAGAAGTTATCAAGGGTATTTTTCTACATCAATCTTTCTTGGGTCAAAAGTTAGCATGATATTAGTTCTTAAAATGTAGTACAAATGATGCACCAGTGAAGCTAAAAGACCCACAAAACATGTTTTCTTTAGCCAACATTAACTTTTCCTAACTAGGTCTCTACCCAGCATTGGGCCCAGCCCAACTCTTTTCTCTCTCT
The genomic region above belongs to Triticum urartu cultivar G1812 unplaced genomic scaffold, Tu2.1 TuUngrouped_contig_6982, whole genome shotgun sequence and contains:
- the LOC125531362 gene encoding heat shock cognate 70 kDa protein-like, with product MAASTKGDGPAIGIDLGTTYSCVAVWRPGHERVEVIANDQGNLTTPSCVAFTDTWRLIGDAAMNQTAMNPVNTVFDAKRLIGRRFSEVSVQGDMKLWPFKVISGTSDRPMIVVKYRGEERQFTAEEISSMVLVKMRDTAEAYLGTAVKDAVITVPVYFNDSQRQATLGAGLIAGLNVTRIINEPSAAAIAYGLDNTSVSGDAKTVLIFDFGGGTLDISVINIDKGTFTVKATSGDTHLGGEDLNNRMVEHFVQEFLKKHKSDIGGSPKALMRLTTACERAKRMLSSMAQAKFEIDSLHDGLDFHGSITRARFEELNMDLFRKCIEHVEKCLDDAKMDKSQIHDVVLVGGSTKIPKVQQMLQEFFDGKKLCNRINPDEAVAYGAAIQAAILSGEHSQKVKNFRLLDVTPLSLGIEVVGDIMSVVIPRNTTIPVRMEKGYTTSVDNQTAVRFSVYEGEGGLTKDNNLLGMFDLTGVPPAPRGVPSFNVTFEIEANGVLKVVAEDIANGNKNSITITNGTGGLTTEEIERMVRDANKYKSEDKMEMEKAKKKRG